The following are encoded in a window of Massilia sp. R2A-15 genomic DNA:
- a CDS encoding Crp/Fnr family transcriptional regulator — protein sequence MEAGRQRQGRLWSNLKEVCDLLHITAAVSVNTEELLFQHVQFKTGQRVHTIGQAFDTLYIVNSGFLKTVLIDEFGNEQVLSFPMKGDMLGVDGIHTRHYASEAVALSDCDLILLPFKKLTALGRVHQELENVMYGVMSRELVREQAMIGMLGALSAEARVARFLVSLADRFAAMGYSSKLFNLRMTRHEIGSYLGLTLETVSRTLSAFNEIGLITVDQRTIGIKDAEALKTLRRLPPSRSRTKQATAAKQKVEADTPGDDQVLATTA from the coding sequence ATGGAAGCTGGCCGCCAGCGACAAGGACGGCTGTGGTCAAACCTGAAAGAAGTCTGCGACTTGCTTCACATCACCGCCGCGGTGTCGGTCAACACCGAAGAATTGCTGTTCCAGCACGTCCAGTTCAAGACCGGCCAGCGCGTGCACACCATCGGCCAGGCCTTCGACACCTTGTACATCGTCAACTCCGGCTTCCTCAAGACGGTGCTGATCGACGAATTCGGCAACGAGCAGGTGCTCTCCTTCCCGATGAAGGGCGACATGCTGGGCGTGGACGGCATCCACACCCGCCACTACGCCTCGGAAGCGGTGGCGCTGTCGGACTGCGACCTGATCCTGCTGCCGTTCAAGAAGCTGACCGCGCTCGGGCGCGTGCACCAGGAACTGGAAAACGTGATGTACGGCGTGATGAGCCGGGAACTGGTGCGCGAGCAGGCCATGATCGGCATGCTCGGCGCCCTGTCGGCCGAAGCGCGGGTGGCGCGCTTCCTGGTGTCGCTGGCCGACCGCTTCGCCGCGATGGGCTACTCGAGCAAACTGTTCAACCTGCGCATGACGCGCCACGAGATCGGCAGCTACCTGGGCCTGACGCTCGAAACGGTCAGCCGCACGCTGTCGGCGTTCAACGAAATCGGCCTGATCACGGTGGACCAGCGCACCATCGGCATCAAGGACGCCGAGGCGCTCAAGACGCTGCGCCGGCTGCCGCCTTCGCGTTCGCGCACCAAGCAGGCCACCGCCGCCAAGCAGAAGGTCGAAGCCGACACGCCGGGCGACGACCAGGTCCTCGCCACGACGGCCTGA
- the leuB gene encoding 3-isopropylmalate dehydrogenase, translated as MKIAILPGDGIGPEIMAQAVKVLNVLGEKFEMETADVGGAGYAAHGHPLPEGTLALAKSADAVLFGAVGDFKYDALERSLRPEQAILGLRRELGLFANLRPAILYPELAGASTLKPEVVSGLDMLIIRELTGDIYFGKPRGVRECPDGPFKGEREGFDTMRYAESEIRRIAHVAFQAARKRERRVTSVDKANVLETFQFWRDIVTDVHKQYPDVELDHMYVDNAAMQLVRAPKKFDVLVTGNMFGDILSDCAAMLTGSIGMLPSASLDANNKGLYEPSHGSAPDIAGKGIANPLATILSAAMMLRYSLGREEQASRIENAVKKVLAHGLRTADIYEEGTTKVGTEEMGNAVVKALAN; from the coding sequence ATGAAGATCGCAATCCTGCCCGGCGACGGCATCGGCCCCGAAATCATGGCGCAAGCGGTGAAGGTGCTCAATGTCCTGGGCGAGAAGTTCGAGATGGAGACCGCCGACGTCGGCGGCGCCGGCTACGCCGCCCACGGCCATCCACTGCCGGAGGGCACGCTGGCGCTGGCCAAGTCCGCGGACGCCGTGCTGTTCGGCGCCGTCGGCGACTTCAAGTACGATGCGCTCGAGCGCTCGCTGCGTCCCGAGCAGGCGATCCTCGGCTTGCGCCGCGAGCTTGGACTGTTCGCCAACCTGCGTCCTGCGATCCTGTATCCCGAACTGGCCGGCGCCTCCACGCTCAAGCCCGAAGTCGTCTCCGGCCTCGACATGCTGATCATCCGCGAACTGACCGGCGACATCTACTTCGGCAAGCCGCGCGGCGTGCGCGAGTGTCCCGACGGCCCGTTCAAGGGCGAGCGCGAAGGCTTCGACACGATGCGCTACGCCGAGTCCGAAATTCGCCGCATCGCCCACGTCGCCTTCCAGGCCGCGCGCAAGCGCGAGCGCCGCGTCACCAGCGTGGACAAGGCCAACGTGCTTGAGACCTTCCAGTTCTGGCGCGACATCGTCACCGATGTACACAAGCAGTACCCGGACGTCGAGCTCGATCACATGTACGTCGACAACGCCGCGATGCAGCTGGTGCGCGCGCCGAAAAAATTCGACGTTCTCGTCACCGGCAACATGTTCGGCGATATCCTGTCCGACTGCGCCGCCATGCTGACCGGCTCGATCGGCATGCTGCCGTCGGCGTCGCTGGACGCCAATAACAAAGGGCTGTACGAGCCGTCGCACGGCTCGGCGCCCGACATCGCCGGCAAGGGCATCGCCAATCCGCTGGCGACCATCCTGTCGGCGGCGATGATGCTGCGCTATTCGCTGGGCCGCGAAGAGCAGGCCTCGCGCATCGAGAACGCGGTCAAGAAGGTGCTCGCTCACGGCCTGCGCACGGCCGACATCTACGAAGAAGGCACCACCAAGGTCGGCACCGAAGAAATGGGCAACGCAGTGGTGAAGGCGCTGGCCAACTGA
- a CDS encoding entericidin A/B family lipoprotein, whose protein sequence is MKNVFALAAITLILTGCNTIAGMGKDVQKVGQVVEGAGRK, encoded by the coding sequence ATGAAAAACGTATTCGCACTGGCAGCCATCACCCTGATCCTCACCGGCTGCAACACCATCGCCGGCATGGGCAAGGATGTGCAAAAGGTCGGCCAGGTCGTCGAAGGCGCCGGCCGCAAATAA
- a CDS encoding PhzF family phenazine biosynthesis protein: MRSLSFKQVDVFTNVRFMGNPVAVVLEGEGLSGIQMQRIANWTNLSETTFVLPATEAGADYRLRIFTPNAELPFAGHPTIGTAHALIESGAVQPKDGVLVQQCAAGLVRLEVSAEAGGERWIAFDLPAARFTSLSADHVGELEMILGASLEREPPPKIVDVGPRWLTVQLESAEAVLALQPDMARMKAHDLRIGITGIVVFGEYPAGHCARIEVRAFVPAHGIDEDPVCGSGNGAVGAFIRDSGQVHHFGSDFIAAEGVVVGRAGVVRLSVSPGRIRVAGKAVTCIEGSLRV, encoded by the coding sequence ATGCGCAGCCTTTCATTCAAGCAGGTGGACGTTTTCACCAACGTCCGATTCATGGGCAATCCGGTTGCCGTGGTGCTCGAAGGCGAGGGCCTCTCCGGCATCCAGATGCAGCGGATCGCCAACTGGACCAACCTGTCCGAGACCACCTTCGTGCTGCCCGCCACCGAGGCCGGCGCCGACTACCGGCTGCGCATCTTCACCCCGAACGCCGAACTGCCGTTCGCCGGCCATCCGACCATCGGCACCGCGCATGCGCTGATCGAGTCCGGCGCCGTGCAGCCGAAAGACGGCGTGCTGGTGCAGCAGTGCGCGGCCGGCTTGGTCAGGCTTGAAGTGTCGGCCGAGGCGGGCGGCGAGCGCTGGATTGCCTTCGACCTGCCGGCCGCCAGGTTCACGTCCCTGTCGGCCGACCATGTCGGGGAGCTCGAGATGATCCTCGGCGCCTCGCTGGAACGGGAGCCGCCGCCGAAGATCGTCGATGTCGGTCCGCGCTGGCTGACCGTGCAGCTCGAGTCGGCCGAAGCGGTGCTGGCGCTGCAGCCCGATATGGCGCGCATGAAGGCGCACGATCTGCGGATCGGCATCACCGGCATCGTGGTGTTCGGTGAATACCCGGCCGGCCACTGCGCCCGCATCGAAGTGCGCGCCTTCGTGCCGGCGCACGGCATCGATGAAGATCCCGTGTGCGGCAGCGGCAATGGCGCGGTCGGCGCCTTCATCCGTGACAGCGGCCAGGTGCACCATTTCGGCAGCGACTTCATCGCCGCCGAGGGCGTGGTGGTGGGCCGGGCCGGCGTGGTGCGGCTGTCGGTATCGCCCGGCCGCATCCGGGTCGCCGGCAAGGCGGTCACCTGCATCGAGGGGAGCCTTCGGGTCTGA
- a CDS encoding protein phosphatase CheZ: MTNAADDFDALFDEVSAQRDAAPVAPAAAAPVPAAAAEDDLEALFDQVAAARPPEPAAAAPVAGEADAAPADAAGANNPMFERLGGIVRLLHDSLRELGYDKALTEASSQIVDAQDRLEYVATLTEQAANKVLNTLDDGMPAQDVLAKQAKEMETRWAELFDGKLSIDQFKALAGDSRQFAQAVTAATDAEKARLLDIMMAQDFQDITGQLIKKVVAITKTVEHDLAQLLRDNAPPAVREKLAAAKPALMSGPSVPSMALDQDNVDDLLADLGF; this comes from the coding sequence ATGACCAACGCCGCTGATGATTTCGACGCACTATTCGACGAGGTGTCCGCGCAGCGCGACGCCGCGCCGGTAGCGCCGGCTGCCGCCGCGCCAGTCCCGGCAGCGGCCGCGGAAGACGACCTGGAGGCACTGTTCGATCAGGTCGCCGCCGCGCGTCCGCCCGAGCCCGCCGCCGCCGCGCCTGTCGCTGGCGAGGCCGATGCCGCGCCGGCCGACGCCGCCGGCGCCAACAATCCGATGTTCGAGCGCCTCGGCGGCATCGTGCGCCTGCTGCACGACTCGCTGCGCGAGCTGGGCTACGACAAGGCCCTGACCGAAGCGTCGTCGCAGATCGTCGACGCCCAGGACCGCCTGGAATACGTCGCCACCCTGACCGAGCAGGCCGCCAACAAGGTGCTCAACACCCTCGACGACGGCATGCCGGCGCAGGACGTGCTGGCGAAGCAGGCCAAGGAAATGGAAACGCGCTGGGCCGAGCTGTTCGACGGCAAGCTGTCGATCGACCAGTTCAAGGCGCTGGCCGGCGACTCGCGCCAGTTCGCCCAGGCCGTGACCGCCGCGACCGACGCCGAAAAGGCCCGCCTGCTCGACATCATGATGGCCCAGGACTTCCAGGACATCACCGGCCAGCTGATCAAGAAAGTGGTCGCGATCACCAAGACCGTCGAGCACGACCTCGCCCAGCTGCTGCGCGACAACGCGCCGCCGGCGGTGCGCGAAAAGCTCGCCGCCGCCAAGCCGGCGCTGATGTCCGGCCCGTCCGTGCCGTCGATGGCGCTGGACCAGGATAATGTCGACGACCTTCTTGCCGATCTGGGGTTCTGA
- the asd gene encoding aspartate-semialdehyde dehydrogenase — MKLVGLVGWRGMVGSVLMQRMRDEGDFEHIEPVFFTTSNPGGKAPAMAKNETTLKSASDIAELSKCEIIISCQGGDYTSEVFPKLRASGWNGYWIDAASTLRMNDDAVIVLDPVNLDVIKNAMTRGVKNYIGGNCTVSCMLMGLGGLFEHKLVNWMSSMTYQAASGGGAQHMRELLTQFGTINGAVRGLLDDPASAILEIDRTVLATQHGLSSDETKQFGVPLAGNLIPWIDKDLGNGQSKEEWKAGAETNKILGLGEAFGTAAIPVDGLCVRIGAMRCHSQALTIKLKRDVPLDEINDIIASNNQWVKVVPNNREASMRDLSPAAVTGSLTIPVGRLRKMSMGGEYLSAFTVGDQLLWGAAEPLRRMLRIVLDK, encoded by the coding sequence ATGAAATTAGTAGGCTTGGTAGGTTGGCGCGGCATGGTCGGTTCGGTCCTGATGCAGCGCATGCGCGACGAGGGCGATTTCGAGCATATCGAACCGGTGTTCTTCACCACCTCGAACCCGGGCGGCAAGGCGCCGGCGATGGCGAAGAACGAAACCACGCTGAAAAGCGCGAGCGACATCGCCGAGCTGTCGAAATGCGAGATCATCATTTCCTGCCAGGGCGGCGACTACACCAGCGAGGTGTTCCCGAAGCTGCGCGCCTCCGGCTGGAACGGCTACTGGATCGACGCCGCCTCGACCCTGCGCATGAACGACGACGCCGTCATCGTGCTCGACCCGGTCAACCTCGACGTCATCAAGAACGCGATGACGCGCGGCGTGAAGAACTACATCGGCGGCAACTGCACGGTGTCGTGCATGCTGATGGGCCTGGGCGGCCTGTTCGAGCACAAGCTGGTCAACTGGATGTCGTCGATGACCTACCAGGCCGCATCGGGCGGCGGCGCCCAGCACATGCGCGAACTGCTCACGCAATTCGGCACCATCAACGGCGCCGTGCGCGGCCTGCTCGACGATCCCGCATCGGCCATCCTCGAAATCGACCGCACCGTGCTGGCGACCCAGCATGGCTTGTCCAGCGACGAGACCAAGCAGTTCGGCGTGCCGCTGGCCGGCAACCTGATCCCGTGGATCGACAAGGACCTGGGCAACGGCCAGTCGAAGGAAGAATGGAAGGCCGGCGCCGAGACCAACAAGATCCTCGGCCTGGGCGAGGCGTTCGGCACGGCGGCGATTCCCGTGGACGGCCTGTGCGTGCGCATCGGCGCGATGCGCTGCCACTCGCAGGCATTGACCATCAAGCTGAAGCGCGACGTGCCGCTCGACGAGATCAACGACATCATCGCCTCCAACAACCAGTGGGTGAAGGTGGTGCCGAACAACCGCGAAGCGTCGATGCGCGACCTGTCGCCGGCGGCCGTCACGGGCAGTCTGACCATTCCGGTGGGGCGCCTGCGCAAGATGTCGATGGGCGGCGAATACCTGTCCGCGTTCACGGTCGGCGACCAGTTGCTGTGGGGCGCGGCCGAGCCGCTGCGCCGCATGCTGCGGATCGTGCTCGACAAATAA
- the leuD gene encoding 3-isopropylmalate dehydratase small subunit, which produces MEKFTLYEGLVAPLDRANVDTDAIIPKQFLKSIRRTGFGPNLFDEWRYLDHGEPGQDNSRRPLNPDFVLNQPRYHGASILLARKNFGCGSSREHAPWALDQYGFRAIIAPSFADIFFNNCYKSGLLPIVLPESQVDHLFNEVKAFPGFRLVVDLEQQRVSTADGGISYQFEIDPFRKYCLMNGLDDIGLTLRHADEIRAFEERHLASQPWLANVI; this is translated from the coding sequence ATGGAAAAATTCACGCTATATGAAGGCCTGGTGGCTCCCCTGGACCGAGCCAACGTCGACACCGACGCCATCATCCCGAAGCAGTTTTTAAAGTCGATCCGCCGCACCGGCTTCGGCCCCAACCTGTTCGACGAATGGCGCTACCTCGATCACGGCGAGCCGGGCCAGGACAACAGCCGCCGTCCGCTCAATCCCGACTTCGTGCTGAACCAGCCGCGCTACCACGGCGCCTCCATCCTGCTGGCGCGTAAAAACTTCGGCTGCGGCTCCTCGCGCGAGCACGCGCCCTGGGCGCTCGACCAGTACGGCTTCCGCGCCATCATCGCGCCTAGCTTCGCCGACATCTTCTTCAACAACTGCTACAAGAGCGGCCTGCTGCCGATCGTGCTGCCCGAGTCGCAGGTCGACCACCTGTTCAACGAAGTCAAGGCCTTCCCGGGATTCCGCCTGGTGGTGGACCTCGAGCAGCAGCGCGTGTCCACGGCCGACGGCGGCATCAGCTACCAGTTCGAGATCGATCCGTTTCGTAAATACTGCCTGATGAACGGCCTCGACGACATCGGCCTCACGCTGCGCCACGCCGACGAAATCCGCGCCTTCGAAGAGCGCCACCTGGCCAGCCAGCCGTGGCTCGCCAACGTCATCTAA
- the leuC gene encoding 3-isopropylmalate dehydratase large subunit, with the protein MNRTLYDKLWESHVVRADDDGTTVLYIDRHLVHEVTSPQAFDGLRAAHRPLWRTSANLAVADHNVPTTDRRDGIADPTSRLQVETLDANAKSYGLTYFNMNDKRQGIVHVIGPEQGATLPGMTVVCGDSHTSTHGAFGCLAHGIGTSEVEHVLATQTLLAKKSKSMLVQVDGALPHGVTAKDLVLAVIGKIGTAGGTGYAIEFGGSTIRSLSMEGRMTVCNMAIEAGARAGMIGVDDTTIDYVKGRPFSPAGPHWERAVAYWRTLHSDPGAKFDMVVTLDAAEIKPQVTWGTSPEMVTAIDGRVPDPDKEHDAVKRDAMEKALVYMDLKPNTPIEDIRIDKVFIGSCTNSRIEDLRAAAAVVRGKQRASNVRLALVVPGSGLVKDQAEREGLDKIFKDAGFEWREPGCSMCLAMNADRLEPGERCASTSNRNFEGRQGQGGRTHLVSPAMAAAAGITGHFVDVRALR; encoded by the coding sequence ATGAATAGAACGCTCTACGACAAACTCTGGGAATCGCATGTGGTGCGTGCCGACGACGACGGCACGACGGTCCTCTACATCGACCGCCACCTGGTGCACGAAGTGACCAGCCCGCAAGCGTTCGACGGGCTGCGCGCGGCGCACCGCCCGCTGTGGCGCACCTCCGCCAACCTGGCCGTGGCCGACCACAACGTGCCCACCACCGACCGCCGCGACGGCATCGCCGATCCCACCTCGCGCCTGCAGGTCGAAACGCTCGACGCCAACGCGAAGAGCTATGGCCTCACGTACTTCAACATGAACGACAAGCGCCAGGGCATCGTGCACGTGATCGGACCGGAGCAGGGCGCCACCTTGCCCGGCATGACGGTCGTCTGCGGCGACTCGCACACCTCGACCCACGGCGCCTTCGGCTGCCTCGCGCACGGTATCGGCACCTCCGAAGTGGAGCACGTGCTGGCGACCCAGACCCTGCTGGCAAAAAAATCGAAATCGATGCTGGTGCAGGTGGACGGCGCGCTGCCGCACGGCGTCACCGCCAAGGATCTCGTGCTGGCCGTGATCGGCAAGATCGGCACCGCCGGCGGCACCGGCTACGCCATCGAATTCGGCGGCTCGACGATCCGCTCGCTGTCGATGGAGGGCCGCATGACGGTCTGTAACATGGCGATCGAAGCGGGCGCGCGCGCCGGCATGATCGGCGTGGACGACACCACCATCGACTACGTCAAGGGCCGCCCGTTTTCCCCGGCCGGCCCGCACTGGGAGCGCGCGGTCGCCTACTGGCGCACCCTGCACTCCGACCCCGGCGCGAAGTTCGACATGGTCGTCACGCTCGACGCCGCGGAAATCAAGCCGCAGGTCACCTGGGGCACCTCGCCCGAGATGGTCACCGCGATCGACGGCCGCGTGCCGGACCCCGACAAGGAGCACGACGCGGTCAAGCGCGATGCGATGGAAAAGGCGCTGGTCTACATGGACCTCAAGCCCAACACACCGATCGAAGACATCCGCATCGACAAGGTCTTCATCGGCTCCTGCACCAACTCGCGCATCGAGGATTTGCGCGCCGCCGCGGCGGTCGTGCGCGGCAAGCAGCGCGCCTCGAACGTGCGCCTGGCGCTGGTGGTGCCGGGTTCGGGGCTGGTGAAAGACCAGGCCGAGCGCGAAGGCCTCGACAAGATCTTCAAGGACGCCGGCTTCGAATGGCGCGAGCCAGGCTGCTCGATGTGCCTTGCAATGAACGCCGACCGGCTCGAGCCGGGCGAGCGCTGCGCCTCGACCTCGAACCGCAACTTCGAAGGTCGCCAGGGGCAGGGCGGGCGCACCCACCTGGTGTCGCCCGCAATGGCGGCGGCGGCCGGCATCACCGGCCATTTCGTCGATGTACGCGCACTGCGCTGA
- a CDS encoding chemotaxis protein CheA gives MDDMLKDFVVEAMDLAVNVEEHLLRLERDPDNKETLNAVFRSFHTIKGGAGFMNLTAMVAACHLTENLFDALRNGAAPVTPLAIEAALQASGFVADQLTDLNNGAAPEQLASMPDSLERILVDAIEGKENVPAKAAPAPVAAPAPVAAAVVTAPGPDGLDWEAMYMAVVPAGTYTPAVSKRDEAVAAARAAAVEAAPLSAAAAAAKQAWDGTERREEKVQEFRAASAPAKEDSIRVDAVKLDALLEVAGESVQAANQAAVLLERLSQFKFDGPAASLMATLTETLERASRYSAELQRATLATRMQPVGRLFQKFPRLVRELAKDLGKDVELTIEGAETEVDRVVVDSLYDPLVHMLRNALDHGVESPEQRVATGKPAKAYISLKAWQEANSVMIVLQDDGKGMDPAALRKKAFEKGLINENGAPSDEEAYQLVFLPGFSTKEQATSVSGRGVGMDVVKTAVEKNRGAIHIESSLGHGTKFAIRLPIELSIVPTMLVSTSGAALALPMAVVQRVVELPDTFMNVGGAPVLKDQGRPLPVRSLAGALGYEACSEKVGIVVAAPQPYILAVAAVDGTADLVIKPMTAISVEGITGTARSAEGELVLVVGLSFLMDGCRGTVKLAA, from the coding sequence ATGGACGATATGCTCAAGGATTTCGTCGTCGAGGCGATGGATCTGGCGGTCAACGTGGAAGAGCACCTGCTGCGGCTCGAGCGCGATCCCGACAACAAGGAAACGCTCAACGCGGTGTTCCGCTCCTTTCACACGATCAAAGGCGGCGCCGGCTTCATGAACCTGACGGCGATGGTGGCCGCCTGCCACCTCACCGAAAACCTGTTCGACGCGCTGCGCAACGGCGCCGCGCCGGTCACCCCGCTGGCCATCGAGGCCGCGCTGCAGGCGTCGGGCTTTGTCGCCGACCAGCTCACCGACCTGAATAACGGCGCCGCGCCCGAGCAGCTGGCGTCGATGCCGGACTCGCTCGAACGCATCCTGGTCGACGCCATCGAAGGCAAGGAAAACGTGCCGGCCAAGGCTGCGCCTGCGCCAGTCGCGGCGCCGGCCCCAGTCGCCGCCGCTGTCGTCACCGCTCCGGGCCCGGATGGCCTGGACTGGGAGGCGATGTACATGGCGGTGGTGCCGGCAGGGACTTACACCCCGGCGGTCAGCAAGCGCGATGAGGCGGTCGCCGCCGCGCGCGCCGCCGCGGTGGAAGCGGCGCCGCTGTCGGCCGCCGCCGCCGCGGCCAAGCAGGCCTGGGACGGCACCGAGCGCCGCGAAGAAAAAGTGCAGGAGTTCCGCGCCGCCTCAGCGCCGGCCAAGGAAGACTCGATTCGCGTCGACGCCGTCAAGCTCGACGCGCTGCTCGAAGTGGCCGGCGAATCGGTGCAGGCCGCGAACCAGGCGGCAGTGCTGCTCGAGCGCCTGTCGCAATTCAAATTCGACGGTCCCGCCGCCAGCCTGATGGCGACCCTGACCGAAACGCTGGAACGCGCCTCGCGCTACTCCGCCGAACTGCAGCGCGCCACCCTGGCGACCCGCATGCAGCCGGTCGGCCGCCTGTTCCAGAAATTCCCGCGCCTGGTGCGCGAGCTGGCGAAAGACCTCGGCAAGGACGTCGAGCTGACCATCGAAGGCGCCGAGACCGAAGTGGACCGCGTCGTCGTCGACAGCCTGTACGACCCGCTGGTGCACATGCTGCGCAATGCGCTCGATCACGGCGTCGAGTCGCCCGAGCAGCGCGTCGCCACCGGCAAGCCGGCCAAGGCCTACATCTCGCTCAAGGCATGGCAGGAAGCGAACAGCGTCATGATCGTGCTGCAGGACGACGGCAAGGGCATGGACCCGGCCGCGCTGCGCAAGAAGGCCTTCGAAAAAGGCCTGATCAACGAGAACGGCGCCCCGAGCGACGAAGAAGCCTACCAGCTGGTGTTCCTGCCGGGCTTCTCGACCAAGGAGCAGGCCACCTCTGTGTCGGGCCGCGGCGTCGGCATGGACGTGGTGAAGACCGCGGTGGAAAAGAACCGCGGTGCGATCCATATCGAATCCTCGCTCGGCCACGGCACCAAGTTCGCGATCCGCCTGCCGATCGAACTGTCGATCGTGCCGACCATGCTGGTGTCGACTTCCGGCGCCGCGCTGGCCCTGCCGATGGCGGTGGTCCAGCGCGTGGTCGAACTGCCCGACACCTTCATGAACGTCGGCGGCGCCCCGGTGCTGAAGGACCAGGGCCGTCCGCTGCCGGTGCGCTCGCTGGCCGGCGCGCTCGGCTACGAGGCGTGCTCGGAGAAGGTCGGCATCGTCGTCGCCGCGCCGCAGCCGTACATCCTCGCGGTCGCCGCGGTGGACGGCACCGCCGACCTGGTGATCAAGCCGATGACCGCCATTTCGGTCGAAGGCATCACCGGCACCGCGCGTTCGGCCGAAGGCGAACTGGTACTGGTGGTGGGCCTGTCGTTCCTGATGGACGGCTGCCGGGGGACGGTGAAGCTCGCCGCGTAA
- a CDS encoding response regulator transcription factor, whose amino-acid sequence MIRIVIADDHTIMREGLKRILDGAADIDIVGEAINGFEVLAHVRQGGFDLLLLDLSMPGRSGVDLIRQIKSESPKLAMLILTMHEEEQYAVRAIRAGAQGYLTKESAGTQLVGAIRKVASGRPYISTEVAEQLALNIMTPNEQLLHKQLSDREFEVFSLLVGGKSITEIANSLHLSVKTVSTHKTRIMQKMGMTSLSEMVQYAVAHRLLSPFKT is encoded by the coding sequence ATGATCCGTATTGTCATTGCTGACGACCACACGATCATGCGCGAAGGACTCAAGCGCATCCTCGACGGCGCCGCCGACATCGATATCGTCGGCGAGGCCATCAATGGTTTCGAAGTGCTCGCGCACGTGCGCCAGGGCGGCTTCGACCTGCTGCTGCTCGACCTGTCGATGCCGGGGCGCAGCGGCGTCGACCTGATCCGCCAGATCAAGAGCGAATCGCCGAAGCTGGCAATGCTGATCCTGACCATGCACGAGGAAGAGCAGTATGCGGTGCGGGCGATCCGCGCCGGCGCCCAGGGCTACCTGACCAAGGAAAGCGCGGGCACCCAGCTGGTCGGCGCGATCCGCAAGGTGGCGTCGGGCCGGCCCTACATCAGCACCGAAGTGGCCGAACAACTGGCGTTGAATATCATGACGCCGAACGAGCAATTGCTGCACAAGCAACTGTCGGACCGGGAATTCGAAGTGTTTTCGCTGCTGGTGGGCGGCAAGTCGATCACCGAAATTGCCAACAGCCTGCACCTGTCGGTGAAAACCGTAAGTACCCACAAGACGCGTATCATGCAGAAGATGGGAATGACGTCGCTGTCCGAAATGGTGCAGTACGCAGTCGCGCACCGCCTCTTGTCGCCTTTCAAAACCTGA
- a CDS encoding universal stress protein, whose product MYRKILITTDGSAVSKHTACAGVKFAQQMGAEVLVLFVAPEYQYPVYVEIIPPSYPIEEEYVETMERTGAEHTAPIEAEAAKCGLVHNAMTAFADSAALKIVEVAEERGCDLIFMGSHGRSGWGQLLLGSVTNKVLSHTQKPVLVHRLIKEPGA is encoded by the coding sequence ATGTACCGGAAAATTCTGATCACGACTGATGGTTCGGCGGTATCGAAGCACACCGCCTGCGCCGGGGTCAAATTCGCCCAGCAGATGGGCGCCGAGGTGCTGGTGCTGTTCGTGGCGCCCGAGTACCAGTATCCGGTGTACGTGGAAATCATCCCGCCCTCCTACCCGATCGAGGAAGAATACGTCGAGACCATGGAGCGCACCGGCGCCGAGCACACCGCGCCGATCGAGGCCGAAGCGGCCAAGTGCGGCCTGGTGCACAACGCGATGACCGCGTTCGCCGACTCGGCGGCGCTGAAGATCGTCGAGGTGGCCGAGGAACGCGGCTGCGACCTGATCTTCATGGGCTCGCACGGACGCAGCGGCTGGGGTCAACTGTTGCTCGGAAGCGTCACCAACAAGGTGCTGTCGCATACCCAGAAGCCGGTGCTGGTGCACCGTCTTATCAAGGAACCGGGCGCGTAG